Proteins from a genomic interval of Musa acuminata AAA Group cultivar baxijiao chromosome BXJ1-9, Cavendish_Baxijiao_AAA, whole genome shotgun sequence:
- the LOC135592498 gene encoding protein SCAR2-like isoform X3, with the protein MIITLFATEVFHNLHEEVMNTASRGHNMILRVQQLETQIPAISNGLFHGSGSSCLSCREGIDWHCNIQVDHNLITAGDMPHFFMDMYEECHGPPQLFKLDKFDVGGDGACLKRYSDPSLFMMELTSSRLVEHDPRREKRTCKTKKKVSFSCGGEPPKSFLMSHFDSRLQPATSGQVLDKVTLQHVKLKPRQLNESVSHSLRSYMENHIDLLPTEQQVASETSIIQSIGMKSADLIKSATEVHAIVVDTSSNREKNQSRSPTKQEMTTAGDSEKQKIERMNFSDKQFEPTSEVQNVHSVYFMLEEKAVVSKNKNITEGHLYGSQPSEVDLNLSVDQEVEQNGFSPDAECRSQNSSDGYISDEISSDLDNYMDALTTMESELETDAENQGNTDSVFVSTESQETDSDASDANEEQEELQAQYSKQYFIKNSASSPGFTTIFRKGAANLSFSDTLGHMAAQLLEENKNDSDFPPESDVGLGEMKGTHFEQTYNEPVKCKSSEHLLLRTSDVSSSAVHREAFCRSSITDLTSTISLVTLNIMETSPSYERKTGQAVSHLDGESPCKVDASELPSEEKINMLHGEFAKNPGILSDSLHHMTDLKLLMKDDIPKESDPNEYIKEQSTHDVVSSNRPVLHLQKQHETALEVGTTDIEVSDHIKSQESEKHDQGACCLVKPAVLDEDLGNAITGNDSLAASTLVLTHENADAVTQGITPMPNMSTCKADILSGAHESPWTFTGHKAFSDNTDVLSEPVGIILSTENELPKCNPEESGDDITSDVDFSESNMPSSNETICGELSFEGSIPFQCNSDLHKNTSGSVSVPAPLIRLNKDSISETILQQSSEQQPQLASSAPLPEDNVTSEDTKEILPGRLTKPPQASLVSSCSVAQPPSGSNTDISLSTVEKEHSGDLLAGVEITGSDCTVQSPKSCDITVAVKGGYEDILHSDRKLVHPALELPHEEDKQVHDGNAFEEDCMRATELPSTVENESSRDISVLKGSKTYPPTLSEVIPSLNERCQELELKRSQNGIADGEKHKDTHEVAGSALTVNGKLPLPPSTKPKKSGHGSLSTEEKDSSSLHYLTTPTTENEKPTNKLRLVISRPNDPLIEAIASHDKSKLRKAPQLIHSSVMPKSDEKGSFLEQIRNKSFNLKPMVAPTVKFKGGPPTDVKVIAILEKANAIRQACAGSDDDDDDEEDNWKSDS; encoded by the exons ATGATCATTACATT GTTTGCTACAGAGGTGTTCCACAATTTGCATGAAGAAGTAATGAACACTGCTTCTAGAGGTCATAACATGATACTTCGAGTCCAACAGCTAGAGACACAGATTCCAGCAATATCAAATGGCCTTTTTCATGGGAGTGGCTCTTCATGTTTGTCTTGTAGGGAAG GTATTGATTGGCACTGTAATATCCAAGTGGACCATAATCTAATCACTGCAGGAGATATGCCGCATTTTTTCATGGATATGTATGAAGAATGTCATGGTCCACCACAGTTATTCAAGCTAGACAA gtttgatgttggtGGTGATGGAGCATGTTTGAAGAGATACAGTGATCCATCTCTTTTTATGATGGAATTGACATCCTCCAGATTGGTGGAACATGACCCTCGGAGAGAAAAAAGAACTTGCAAAACAAAG AAGAAGGTATCATTTTCCTGTGGTGGTGAACCACCTAAATCTTTCTTAATGTCTCACTTTGATTCCAG ATTGCAGCCTGCTACTTCTGGCCAAGTTCTTGACAAAGTAACCTTACAACATGTCAAGTTGAAACCTAGACAACTGAATGAATCAGTTAGTCACAGTCTAAGAAGTTACATGGAGAATCATATTGATTTGCTTCCAACAGAGCAGCAAGTGGCTTCCGAGACATCTATAATTCAATCCATCGGAATGAAATCTGCTGACTTGATTAAGTCGGCCACTGAGGTGCATGCAATTGTAGTTGATACATCTTCCAACAGAGAGAAAAACCAAAGCCGATCTCCTACCAAGCAGGAAATGACAACTGCAGGTGACTCAGAGAAGCAGAAAATAGAAAGGATGAATTTTTCAGATAAACAGTTTGAGCCAACTAGTGAAGTACAAAACGTGCATTCTGTCTATTTTATGCTGGAAGAAAAGGCAGTAGTTtccaagaataaaaatataactgAAGGCCATTTATATGGTTCTCAGCCTAGTGAAGTAGACCTAAATCTTTCAGTTGATCAAGAAGTCGAACAAAATGGATTTTCACCTGATGCTGAATGTAGATCACAAAACAGTTCTGATGGCTATATTTCTGATGAGATTTCTAGTGACTTGGACAATTACATGGACGCACTTACCACAATGGAATCAGAATTAGAAACAGATGCTGAGAATCAAGGTAATACAGATTCAGTTTTTGTCAGCACTGAATCTCAAGAGACAGATTCTGATGCAAGTGATGCTAATGAGGAACAGGAGGAGTTACAAGCTCAATATTCTAAAcagtattttataaaaaattctgCTTCATCACCAGGTTTCACTACAATATTCAGGAAAGGGGCAGCAAATCTTTCCTTCTCAGATACTTTAGGTCATATGGCTGCTCAATTATTAGAAGAGAACAAGAATGACTCTGATTTTCCTCCAGAGTCAGATGTTGGCCTAGGCGAAATGAAGGGTACCCATTTTGAGCAGACATATAATGAGCCTGTGAAATGCAAATCTTCAGAGCATTTACTTCTAAGGACATCAGATGTTTCTTCATCTGCTGTACACAGAGAAGCATTTTGTAGATCTTCTATCACAGACTTAACTTCTACAATCTCATTGGTTACGTTAAACATTATGGAGACATCCCCATCTTATGAGAGAAAAACTGGCCAAGCTGTAAGCCATTTGGATGGTGAGTCACCATGCAAAGTAGATGCTTCCGAACTCCCTTCTGAAGAAAAGATTAACATGTTACATGGAGAGTTTGCTAAAAACCCTGGCATCTTATCTGATTCTCTACACCATATGACAGACCTAAAGCTTTTGATGAAAGATGATATTCCTAAAGAAAGTGATCCCAATGAATATATCAAGGAGCAAAGCACACATGATGTGGTGAGTTCTAACAGGCCGGTGCTTCACTTGCAGAAACAACATGAAACTGCTCTTGAAGTAGGTACCACAGATATTGAAGTCTCAGACCATATAAAGTCTCAAGAGTCAGAAAAGCATGATCAAGGAGCTTGTTGCCTTGTGAAGCCTGCTGTACTGGATGAAGATTTGGGAAATGCCATCACAGGTAATGACAGTTTAGCAGCTTCAACATTGGTATTAACACATGAAAATGCCGATGCTGTAACCCAAGGAATAACTCCCATGCCTAACATGTCAACCTGTAAGGCGGATATTTTATCTGGGGCACATGAATCTCCATGGACCTTTACtggacataaagcattttctGATAACACGGATGTCCTGTCTGAACCTGTTGGAATAATCTTATCTACTGAAAATGAACTGCCGAAATGCAATCCAGAAGAATCAGGTGACGACATTACCAGTGATGTTGATTTTAGCGAATCTAACATGCCATCATCAAATGAAACCATATGTGGGGAACTTTCTTTTGAAGGATCTATTCCATTTCAATGCAATTCTGATTTGCATAAAAATACCTCCGGTTCTGTTTCGGTACCTGCTCCACTAATCCGGTTGAATAAGGACTCGATATCTGAAACTATTCTGCAGCAATCTTCTGAACAGCAGCCACAACTAGCTTCGAGTGCACCACTTCCAGAGGATAATGTTACATCGGAAGATACTAAAGAGATACTTCCAGGGAGATTGACAAAACCTCCTCAGGCTTCTCTTGTCTCCAGTTGTAGTGTGGCCCAACCTCCAAGTGGATCAAACACTGACATATCATTATCAACCGTTGAGAAGGAACATTCAGGAGACTTACTAGCTGGAGTTGAAATTACAGGGTCAGATTGTACCGTGCAGTCTCCAAAATCATGTGATATAACAGTAGCTGTCAAGGGTGGCTACGAAGATATCTTACACTCAGATAGAAAGTTGGTGCACCCAGCTTTGGAGTTGCCACATGAAGAGGACAAGCAGGTGCATGATGGCAACGCATTTGAAGAAGATTGCATGAGAGCAACAGAACTGCCATCAACTGTAGAAAATGAAAGCTCTCGAGACATTTCTGTATTGAAAGGTTCAAAAACATATCCTCCAACATTGTCAGAGGTAATTCCAAGTTTAAATGAGAGGTGTCAAGAGTTAGAACTAAAGAGATCTCAGAATGGTATTGCAGATGGTGAGAAGCACAAGGACACCCACGAAGTTGCTGGTTCTGCCTTAACTGTGAATGGTAAGCTTCCACTACCACCATCCACAAAACCTAAGAAATCTGGACATGGATCTCTTTCTACAGAAGAAAAGGATTCATCCTCTTTACATTATTTAACCACACCGACTACAGAGAATGAGAAACCCACAAACAAACTTCGCTTGGTTATCAGTAGGCCTAATGACCCCTTGATTGAGGCTATTGCATCTCATGACAAAAGCAAG TTGAGGAAGGCACCCCAGCTGATTCATTCTTCTGTCATGCCAAAGTCCGATGAAAAAGGATCGTTTCTGGAGCAGATAAGGAACAAA TCCTTCAACCTGAAACCAATGGTGGCACCGACAGTGAAGTTCAAAGGTGGCCCTCCAACAGACGTAAAGGTCATCGCCATTTTAGAGAAAGCAAATGCAATCCGGCAG GCATGTGCAGGaagtgacgacgacgacgatgacgaagAAGATAACTGGAAGAGTGATTCTTAG